Proteins co-encoded in one Plasmodium sp. gorilla clade G2 genome assembly, chromosome: 9 genomic window:
- a CDS encoding protein kinase, putative, whose product MKNISKEDILLKYKEKDEFIYSQLQNILTSQPFNTILEYENGDIYIGTSKNKKRNGFGYYLYVNMNTIYQGQWNNNTKNGYGTLYNQKEVIYSGEWLNNIPHGFGCNQKDGQLYMGCYKYGFMNGVGILRKKRSLNFCLFEWNKKKCMIRIFKYMDIYLYIYNNDEQILYKEKMDDIFPFYIDKNLCRNIHEQVFDKLFGMSDELTSHLFQSMNKKNNKIKECVNSQGILQYINYDDHLNFLKDIINKTDILNLRIDDNKINDNKINDNNNNKNNIYDDNNNNNNIYDDNNNNKNNIYDDNNNNNIYDDGNNNYEFHFFDKSSKNKSNINKVENDKKKTQSDSSSSYNETNKFTYMSYSKERLYPYDITKSKRLFNDMFLFYHTDSCMSDFCIQRGDESESNMNKHEIKKMKKMKNKIKIEFPTNVVQDGIIKEDNCDIYEKYKKCDINQKTQNDIFHFEMYEQLAHSHIKRKKKKKEEYYKLFISNCNINVSDSNNLQLINHKTENNNNNNNNNNNVRINNGIYSKDYLFFYENLFIYLKELNKKKKIENIYQWEKDHILILLYLFKLNRYIKSFSSNKIKGLHFFFILNTKVLKELGISNKEHIFFLMNIINTFNNIHNIYLKVLKKDMLIYNDYKSSYAQHSINKKEVFIIKKFDKSIPPNHFLCYYKNSRVYLKGFTQKKNIYIYKSSEKKEKNILLNINGTCEKRIEKKSDENMQHINDEGKNEVADHNADINISIKIQNNKDDKYDKNNNDYNKNNNTDEKKTFPNFKNNLFNAAHRLLYNESINETLFNNLKNIKKNLLKLEEQQDEYTNDEKNLGDYENMTNKSLSYHDKNIIENNKIYPPHNKTKGQINNNNNNMIINTKEYKKKKKKYIYIHNNPTNYKKTYNNKKNNIIDKSIKKIEYIKEYLIVSNLRHPSILQCIGNIFIDNMEECGIVFEYIKGQTLYDFIYKKGYNKNDINDKINNNQHDNNNIDNNNNNSDNNSDNNNNNNINSMNHIHNNTFRFKEIVKLLFEISSCLYYIHKKNICHGNINSKNIMITKKGDIKIYNFECSFIESFYDYKMKKNKEPNRKNKNDYDIYNNISLNEKMFLPFPYFTTINNIKNNNISNLLSFSNNHLYYYYINKKNDEYYYIAPEVLRQEEYTKKSDIYSFGVIMYEIIFEKIPFKNDPSPFFFSIQTCYHPRYINIDRVKLNFICENNIFSSLYHSLFMNIIFLIKQCLHPFPTTRPTAKYLSDQFEQMLEIINCYKIK is encoded by the exons atgaaaaacatTTCCAAGGAAGATATCCTTTTGAAATATAAAGAGAAAGATGAATTCATTTATAGTCAGctacaaaatatattgacTTCCCAACCCTTTAACACAATt CTGGAATATGAAAATGGAGATATTTACATAGGTacttcaaaaaataaaaaaagaaatggaTTTGGATACTACCTATATGTTAATATGAACACCATATATCAAGG ACAATGGAACAATAATACCAAAAATGGGTATGGGACGTTATATAATCAAAAAGAAGTTATATACTCAG GTGAATGGTTAAATAACATTCCTCACGGTTTTGGTTGTAATCAGAAAGATGGGCAATTATATATGGGTTGTTATAAATATGGATTTATGAATGGTGTTGgtatattaagaaaaaagagGAGTTTgaatttttgtttgtttgaatggaataagaaaaaatgtatgataagaatttttaaatatatggatatatatttatatatatataataacgatgaacaaatattatataaagaaaaaatggatgatatatttccattttatattgataaaaatttatgtaGGAATATACATGAGCAGGtatttgataaattatttgGGATGTCTGATGAATTGACAAGTCATCTGTTTCAATCGatgaataagaaaaataataagattaAGGAGTGTGTGAATTCTCAAGGgatattacaatatattaattatgatGACCATTTGAATTTTCTAaaggatataataaataaaacggatatattaaatttgagaattgatgataataaaataaatgataataaaataaatgataataataataataaaaataatatatatgatgataataataataataataatatatatgatgataataataataataaaaataatatatatgatgataataataataataatatttatgatgatggtaataataactatgaatttcatttttttgataaatcctcaaaaaataaaagtaatataaacaaagtagagaatgataaaaaaaaaacacaatcggattcttcttcttcttatAATGAAACCAACAAGTTTACTTATATGTCTTATTCAAAAGAAAGATTATATCCATATGATATAACAAAAAGTAAAAGACTGTTCAAtgatatgtttttattttatcatacaGATTCTTGTATGAGTGACTTTTGCATACAAAGGGGTGACGAAAGTGAGagtaatatgaataaacatgaaataaaaaaaatgaaaaaaatgaaaaataaaataaaaattgaatTTCCAACAAATGTTGTGCAAGAcggaataataaaagaagacaattgtgatatatatgaaaaatataaaaaatgtgatataaatcaaaaaactcaaaatgatatatttcattttgaaATGTATGAACAATTAGCCCATTcacatataaaaagaaagaaaaaaaaaaaagaagaatattataaattatttatttcaaatTGTAATATAAACGTATCCGATTCTAACAATTTACAATTAATTAATCACAAAacagaaaataataacaataataataataataataataatgtaagaATAAACAATGGGATATATTCAAAAGAttatttgttcttttatgaaaatctatttatttatttaaaagaattaaataaaaaaaaaaaaatagaaaatatttacCAATGGGAAAAAGaccatattttaattttattatatttatttaaattgaatagatatattaaatcttTTTCatctaataaaattaaagggcttcattttttttttattttaaatactaaggttttaaaagaattagGAATAAGTAATAAAGAAcacatattttttcttatgaatataattaatacgtttaataatattcataatatatatttaaaagtattaaaaaaagatatgCTTATATACAATGATTACAAGTCTTCATATGCACAGCATTCTATAAATAAGAAGGaagtttttataataaaaaaatttgataaGAGTATACCCCcaaatcattttttatgttattataaaaattcacGGGTATATTTGAAAGGttttacacaaaaaaaaaatatatatatatataaatcaagtgaaaaaaaggaaaaaaatatattactaaaTATAAATGGCACGTGCGAAAAAcgtattgaaaaaaaaagtgatgaGAACATGcaacatataaatgatgaaggTAAAAATGAAGTAGCTGATCATAATgcagatataaatatttctataaagatacaaaataataaggatgataaatatgacaaaaataacaatgattataataaaaataataatacagacGAAAAAAAGACCTTTCCAAATTTCAAGAACAATCTGTTCAATGCTGCTCATAGGTTATTATATAACGAATCAATAAATGaaacattatttaataatctgaaaaatattaaaaagaatttaCTCAAATTAGAAGAGCAACAAGATGAATAtacaaatgatgaaaaaaatttaggAGACTATGAAAATATGACAAATAAGTCTTTATCATAtcatgataaaaatataattgagaacaataaaatatatcctccacataataaaacaaagggacaaattaataataataataataatatgattattaatacaaaggaatataaaaaaaaaaaaaaaaaatatatatatatacataataatcctaccaattataaaaagacatataataataaaaaaaataatataattgataaatcaataaaaaaaattgaatacATAAAGGAATATTTAATAGTATCTAATTTAAGACATCCAAGTATCTTACAATGTATaggaaatatattcattgaTAACATGGAAGAATGTGGTATtgtttttgaatatataaaaggtcaaactttatatgattttatatataaaaagggatataataaaaatgatataaatgataagatAAATAACAATCaacatgataataataatattgacaataataacaataatagtGACAATAATAGtgacaataataacaataataatattaatagtatgaaccatatacataataacaCCTTTAGATTTAAAGAAATTGTAAAATTATTGTTCGAAATTTCATCGtgcttatattatatacataaaaaaaatatttgtcatggaaatataaacagtaaaaatataatgataacaaaaaaaggagatataaaaatatataattttgaatGTTCATTTATTGAAAGtttttatgattataaaatgaaaaaaaataaagaaccgaatagaaaaaataaaaatgattatgatatttataataatatatctttgaATGAAAAAATGTTTTTACCATTCCCTTATTTTACtacaattaataatataaaaaacaataaCATATCAAACTTATTGTCATTTAGTAACaaccatttatattattattatataaataaaaaaaatgatgaatattattatatagcaCCTGAAGTTTTAAGACAAGaagaatatacaaaaaaaagtgATATCTATTCCTTTGGTGTTATTATGtatgaaattatttttgAGAAAATACCTTTTAAAAATGATCCTTctcctttctttttttcaataCAAACATGTTATCATCCAAGATATATTAACATTGATAGAGTTAAATTGAATTTTATATGtgagaataatatattctctTCTCTTTATCATTCtctttttatgaatattatatttttaataaaacagTGTTTACATCCATTTCCTACCACTCGACCTACTGCAAAATATTTAAGTGATCAATTTGAGCAAATGCTAGAAATAATTAActgttataaaataaaataa